The Kozakia baliensis genome includes a region encoding these proteins:
- a CDS encoding energy transducer TonB: MNYAEQQRRPTKYIVGVAIAIIFHIVLIWALMNGLGTKIVEQLHPPIKTKIITEPKKPPPPPPPPPPPQMTTPPPPYIPPPKIQIQPPPQKHVIKQVTHQKPPAPTPPATASTPSPPTPAAPPGPPVPDHSAGASPINGARPVFPEEMLEENREGSVTVACDILTDGHTSNCEVTNSSGGHSFVEAAMEFLRKARYQPAVRNGQAVVEHHHTLHINFTLGDE, translated from the coding sequence ATGAACTACGCCGAGCAACAGCGACGCCCGACGAAGTACATCGTCGGCGTCGCTATTGCGATAATTTTTCATATCGTTCTGATCTGGGCGTTAATGAACGGCCTCGGCACGAAGATCGTCGAGCAATTGCATCCGCCGATCAAAACCAAGATCATTACGGAACCGAAGAAGCCGCCGCCACCGCCGCCACCGCCGCCACCGCCGCAGATGACGACGCCGCCGCCGCCGTATATTCCGCCGCCGAAGATCCAGATCCAGCCGCCGCCGCAGAAGCATGTGATCAAGCAGGTTACGCATCAGAAGCCGCCGGCTCCGACGCCGCCTGCCACAGCATCGACGCCGTCTCCGCCGACGCCCGCGGCGCCTCCGGGTCCTCCCGTGCCGGATCATTCCGCCGGTGCTTCGCCGATCAATGGCGCGCGCCCGGTCTTCCCTGAGGAAATGCTTGAGGAAAACCGCGAAGGCAGCGTGACCGTGGCGTGCGATATTCTCACCGACGGTCATACGTCGAACTGTGAAGTGACCAATTCGTCCGGCGGCCATTCCTTCGTTGAGGCGGCCATGGAATTCCTGCGGAAGGCGCGTTACCAACCGGCCGTGCGAAATGGGCAGGCTGTGGTCGAGCACCACCATACGCTGCACATCAACTTCACGTTGGGTGACGAATAA
- a CDS encoding MotA/TolQ/ExbB proton channel family protein: protein MTRLFRLPALAAPALAVTLAVAQGVVAPAAALAQEAPASQPAPDAPAPAAPAPGAPAPDASAPPAAAPASPDAGSAPAPAGGTSAPSDAAPGAPAPSDASASADAAPPAPQGNPYGLGALWANGDAIARGVLLIMVIMSAGTWIIMVTKFLEQAKVFSASKEAAREFWTKPSVQEGASSLKAASPFRYIAETGIVAAEHHEGSMRDAIDLHSWTAMSIQRSVDTINTRLQGGLAFLGTVGSTSPFVGLFGTVWGIYHALTAIGIAGQASIDKVAGPVGESLIMTAIGLATAVPAVLGYNLLVRRNKGAMDRVRNFAADVQSVLLGGFRHGVAPTATTMSTPTTGTTSGRVA, encoded by the coding sequence ATGACGAGACTGTTCCGCCTTCCCGCTCTCGCCGCCCCGGCCCTGGCAGTCACATTGGCTGTCGCACAGGGCGTTGTCGCGCCGGCCGCTGCTTTGGCTCAGGAAGCGCCTGCCTCGCAGCCGGCCCCTGATGCGCCTGCTCCTGCTGCTCCGGCTCCTGGTGCTCCGGCCCCTGACGCGTCTGCGCCTCCGGCCGCCGCGCCTGCTTCTCCCGATGCCGGTTCGGCTCCCGCTCCTGCAGGCGGCACGTCGGCTCCGTCCGATGCGGCTCCTGGCGCGCCTGCGCCTTCCGATGCTTCGGCTTCCGCCGACGCCGCGCCGCCGGCGCCTCAGGGCAACCCGTACGGCCTCGGCGCTCTATGGGCCAACGGTGACGCGATCGCTCGTGGCGTGTTGCTGATCATGGTGATCATGTCTGCCGGCACCTGGATCATTATGGTGACGAAGTTCCTGGAGCAGGCCAAGGTTTTCTCGGCTTCCAAGGAAGCGGCACGTGAATTCTGGACCAAACCTTCGGTTCAGGAAGGCGCTTCCTCGCTGAAGGCTGCTTCGCCGTTCCGTTATATTGCCGAAACTGGCATCGTTGCTGCTGAGCACCATGAAGGTTCGATGCGCGATGCGATCGATCTGCACAGCTGGACCGCCATGTCGATCCAGCGCTCGGTCGATACAATCAACACGCGTCTGCAGGGCGGCCTGGCCTTCCTCGGCACCGTGGGTTCGACGTCTCCGTTCGTCGGTCTGTTCGGCACGGTTTGGGGTATCTATCACGCACTGACCGCCATCGGCATCGCTGGCCAGGCGTCGATCGACAAGGTTGCGGGTCCGGTCGGTGAATCGCTGATCATGACCGCGATCGGTCTGGCCACCGCTGTTCCGGCCGTGTTGGGCTACAACCTCCTGGTTCGTCGCAACAAGGGCGCCATGGACCGCGTGCGTAACTTCGCCGCCGACGTACAGTCCGTCCTGTTGGGTGGCTTCCGTCATGGTGTTGCGCCGACCGCGACCACGATGAGCACCCCGACCACCGGCACCACCAGCGGACGGGTTGCCTAA
- the prfB gene encoding peptide chain release factor 2 (programmed frameshift) — MSAETEALSEQIKQSVALLRRHLDWDVAQTRLEELNHRAEDPELWNDADAAQKLMRERTMIANQIEGVQQIERDTQDMVELAELAEAEDDQGTVDEAIATLRKLAEQAHARQIESLLSGEADSNDCYIEVNAGAGGTEAQDWAEMLLRMYTRWAEQRDYKVTMMESSEGEQAGIKSATLLISGPNAYGWLKTEAGVHRLVRISPFDAAARRQTSFASVWVYPVVDDTIEIEVNDGDLKVDTFRASGAGGQHVNKTDSAIRITHIPTGIVVACQTDRSQHRNRATAMQMLKARLYEAELQKREAAAAQTEAAKTDIGWGHQIRSYVLAPYQLVKDLRTGVEKGNPDAVLDGALDDFMSASLAQRVGATRSEASANAQ; from the exons ATGTCGGCCGAAACCGAGGCTCTTTCAGAGCAGATCAAGCAGTCGGTGGCGCTGCTGAGGAGGCATCTT GACTGGGATGTCGCACAAACCCGCCTGGAAGAACTAAATCATCGGGCCGAAGATCCGGAATTGTGGAACGATGCGGACGCCGCGCAGAAATTGATGCGCGAACGTACGATGATCGCCAACCAGATCGAAGGCGTGCAGCAAATCGAGCGTGATACGCAGGACATGGTCGAACTGGCCGAGCTCGCGGAAGCCGAGGACGATCAGGGAACCGTGGATGAAGCGATTGCCACGCTGCGTAAGTTGGCCGAGCAGGCGCATGCGCGTCAGATCGAAAGCCTCCTTTCCGGCGAAGCGGATAGCAACGATTGCTATATCGAAGTGAATGCGGGCGCAGGCGGTACGGAGGCTCAGGATTGGGCTGAAATGCTGCTGCGCATGTATACGCGCTGGGCGGAACAGCGTGACTATAAGGTCACGATGATGGAAAGCAGCGAAGGCGAACAGGCGGGCATTAAATCCGCAACGCTGCTGATTTCCGGGCCGAATGCCTATGGTTGGCTCAAGACCGAAGCCGGCGTGCACCGCTTGGTGCGTATTTCACCGTTCGACGCTGCTGCCCGTCGGCAGACCTCGTTCGCTTCCGTGTGGGTCTATCCTGTGGTGGACGATACGATCGAGATCGAAGTCAATGACGGCGATCTCAAGGTCGATACGTTCCGCGCTTCCGGTGCGGGTGGTCAGCACGTCAACAAGACCGATTCGGCCATTCGTATAACGCATATCCCGACTGGCATCGTCGTGGCCTGCCAGACGGATCGTTCTCAGCATCGCAACCGGGCGACGGCCATGCAGATGCTGAAAGCGCGTTTGTACGAAGCCGAACTGCAAAAACGCGAAGCCGCCGCCGCGCAGACGGAAGCTGCCAAAACCGACATCGGTTGGGGGCATCAAATCCGCTCTTACGTGCTGGCGCCTTACCAGTTGGTGAAGGATTTGCGCACCGGTGTGGAAAAGGGAAATCCCGATGCGGTGCTTGATGGCGCATTGGATGATTTCATGTCTGCCTCATTGGCGCAGCGCGTCGGCGCGACGCGTTCAGAGGCCAGCGCAAACGCGCAATAA
- a CDS encoding tetratricopeptide repeat protein — protein MRLTRYRRAALFVGALLAAPVVLPVLPVVGGIAHAADELSAKVGKPLQQAQTALAAKNYAKAMASVNEADAISGKTEYESYTIAQMRAAVAAQSGDVAAASKAYDVLINSSRTPAAAKKQMMMAEATMAYNAKDYAHAVPAIERYIKAAGPNAQMQTLLVQSYYLQKDYRNAARVQQDQINAAIKAHQTPSENQLQFLATCYTQLKDNDNATHAYVLLAKYYSKPDYWAMLVHNLAANPKLPDALQLNLERLRAATGTLKDPADYMDMAERSVQAGLPQLGLNLINQGYQAGLLGKDAGAARQAKLRAMIVKRAADTKATLANDADAAAKAPNAGPALTTGYNMVLNGQVESGLALMQQGLGKNPAYPDIAKLEYGMAQMDGGKKADAVKTFETVQGENGTRDLAQLWELLITKPAK, from the coding sequence TTGCGTCTGACCCGTTATCGTCGCGCGGCACTTTTTGTGGGCGCTCTGCTCGCCGCTCCAGTCGTGTTGCCGGTTCTGCCGGTAGTTGGCGGCATTGCTCATGCAGCCGACGAATTGAGCGCCAAGGTGGGGAAGCCTCTGCAACAGGCTCAAACCGCCCTTGCCGCAAAGAATTATGCTAAAGCAATGGCTTCGGTAAACGAAGCGGACGCGATTTCGGGTAAGACGGAATACGAAAGCTATACGATCGCTCAGATGCGTGCGGCCGTCGCCGCGCAGTCTGGGGACGTCGCCGCCGCGTCCAAAGCCTATGATGTGCTGATCAACTCATCTCGCACGCCCGCTGCGGCGAAGAAGCAGATGATGATGGCTGAAGCCACGATGGCCTATAACGCCAAGGATTACGCTCATGCGGTCCCGGCGATCGAGCGTTATATTAAAGCGGCCGGGCCGAACGCTCAGATGCAGACGTTGCTGGTGCAATCCTACTATCTGCAAAAAGATTACCGCAATGCTGCCCGCGTGCAGCAGGATCAGATCAATGCTGCCATCAAGGCGCATCAGACACCGAGCGAAAATCAACTTCAGTTTCTGGCGACCTGCTATACGCAGCTGAAGGATAATGACAACGCGACGCATGCTTACGTGCTGTTGGCGAAGTATTATTCCAAGCCGGATTACTGGGCGATGCTGGTTCATAACCTTGCCGCCAATCCGAAACTGCCGGATGCCCTGCAGCTGAATTTGGAGCGTCTGCGCGCTGCGACCGGAACGCTGAAAGACCCGGCGGACTACATGGATATGGCGGAACGCTCTGTTCAAGCTGGTCTGCCGCAGCTTGGTTTGAACCTGATCAACCAGGGTTATCAGGCTGGCCTGCTCGGCAAGGATGCCGGCGCCGCACGCCAGGCGAAGTTACGGGCAATGATCGTCAAGCGGGCCGCCGATACGAAAGCGACCCTTGCGAACGATGCCGATGCCGCCGCGAAGGCACCGAATGCTGGCCCGGCTTTGACGACTGGTTACAATATGGTGCTGAACGGTCAGGTCGAGAGCGGTCTGGCGCTGATGCAGCAAGGTTTGGGCAAAAACCCTGCCTATCCTGATATCGCCAAGCTGGAATACGGCATGGCGCAGATGGATGGCGGCAAGAAAGCCGATGCCGTCAAAACCTTCGAGACAGTGCAGGGCGAAAACGGCACGCGCGATTTAGCGCAGCTTTGGGAACTGCTCATTACCAAGCCCGCGAAGTAA
- a CDS encoding ExbD/TolR family protein, whose amino-acid sequence MAMSVGSDSTHEDEGIVDINTTPLIDVMLVLLIMLIITIPLQTHSVALDLPQGNPPPSTEQPKVVTVAIDFDNSISWNGEPMTSEQDLQAHFSNAASQSDQPEMHIHPNRLADYKTVAHVLADAQRLGITKLGIVGQDQFMEGQ is encoded by the coding sequence ATGGCTATGAGCGTCGGATCGGACAGCACGCACGAAGACGAAGGTATCGTCGATATCAACACGACGCCGTTGATCGACGTCATGCTCGTGCTGCTGATCATGCTGATCATCACGATCCCGCTGCAAACGCACTCCGTGGCGCTCGATTTGCCGCAGGGCAATCCGCCGCCAAGCACCGAACAGCCCAAAGTCGTTACGGTGGCAATCGACTTCGACAATTCCATCTCCTGGAATGGCGAACCGATGACGTCGGAGCAGGATCTTCAAGCGCATTTCAGCAATGCTGCATCGCAGTCCGATCAGCCTGAAATGCACATTCACCCGAACCGTTTGGCCGATTACAAGACGGTGGCGCACGTCCTTGCGGATGCACAGCGCCTGGGTATTACTAAACTGGGCATTGTCGGCCAGGACCAGTTCATGGAAGGACAGTAA
- a CDS encoding aldo/keto reductase — MSAPDARKSGTFKIGGDLEVVRLGFGAMRITGKGVWGDPPDHGKAIATLKRTRELGIDLIDTADSYGPFVSENLIHEALYPYNNIVIATKGGLTRHGPDIWKPVGNPDYLRQCVLMSLRRLGVERIDLWQLHRVGPDCPAEKQFEAIAKMQQEGLIRHVGLSEVDVPTIQKAEKFFKVTTTQNRFNLVDRKSEDVLDYCEKNGIGFIPWAPLAAGDLAKPGTDLDKIAKDKNADPGQIALAWLLKRSPVMLPIPGTGSPEHLEDNVRAAGISLSDDEMKTLDQQGREAWRKSQG, encoded by the coding sequence ATGTCCGCACCAGATGCAAGAAAATCAGGCACGTTTAAAATCGGCGGCGACCTTGAAGTCGTGCGGCTGGGCTTTGGGGCCATGCGCATCACCGGGAAAGGAGTTTGGGGCGATCCACCGGATCATGGCAAGGCCATCGCTACGCTGAAACGCACGCGCGAACTGGGGATCGACCTGATCGACACGGCGGATTCCTACGGTCCCTTCGTCTCGGAAAATCTCATCCACGAGGCGCTCTACCCCTACAACAACATCGTTATCGCCACCAAAGGCGGCCTGACGCGGCACGGGCCGGATATCTGGAAGCCGGTCGGAAATCCGGATTATCTGCGTCAATGCGTTCTGATGTCGCTGCGTCGTCTCGGCGTCGAACGGATCGATCTCTGGCAGTTGCATCGTGTCGGCCCCGACTGCCCGGCGGAAAAACAGTTCGAGGCCATTGCGAAAATGCAGCAGGAAGGCCTGATCCGACATGTCGGGCTTTCGGAAGTGGACGTGCCGACGATCCAGAAGGCGGAGAAGTTCTTCAAAGTCACGACCACGCAAAACCGCTTCAATCTCGTCGATCGCAAATCGGAAGACGTGCTCGATTATTGTGAGAAGAATGGTATCGGCTTCATCCCCTGGGCGCCGCTTGCTGCCGGCGATCTGGCGAAGCCCGGCACGGATTTGGATAAGATCGCTAAGGATAAGAATGCCGATCCCGGGCAGATCGCGCTGGCCTGGCTACTGAAACGCTCGCCGGTCATGTTGCCGATCCCAGGAACGGGAAGCCCGGAACATCTCGAAGATAACGTCCGTGCCGCCGGGATTTCCCTCTCTGACGACGAGATGAAAACCCTCGATCAGCAGGGCCGGGAGGCATGGCGCAAATCACAGGGCTGA
- a CDS encoding ExbD/TolR family protein, protein MGMNVGGGGDDEGEVVSAINTTPLVDVMLVLLIIFLITIPVATHTVKVQLPKDANQPTQTKPGNVVLAVTASGQAFWNEVPLRGHQDLLDRLEKIAVIKPQPQIQIRGDAKARYESVGRIVATCQEAGIYRVDFITEQPHSN, encoded by the coding sequence ATGGGAATGAACGTCGGAGGAGGCGGTGATGATGAAGGCGAAGTCGTCTCGGCGATCAACACGACGCCGCTCGTCGACGTCATGCTCGTCCTACTCATCATCTTCCTCATCACCATCCCGGTTGCCACGCATACCGTGAAGGTGCAGTTGCCCAAGGACGCCAACCAGCCAACGCAAACCAAACCGGGGAACGTTGTGCTGGCGGTTACCGCCAGCGGGCAAGCTTTCTGGAACGAGGTGCCCTTGCGGGGGCACCAAGATCTTCTCGACCGACTTGAAAAGATCGCGGTCATCAAGCCTCAGCCGCAGATTCAGATCCGCGGCGATGCGAAGGCACGTTACGAATCCGTCGGGCGGATCGTGGCGACCTGTCAGGAAGCCGGCATCTACCGTGTCGACTTCATTACGGAGCAGCCGCACTCCAACTGA
- a CDS encoding response regulator yields the protein MNPSDLPARILIVEDDPGMRTLLQRTLQGDGFRVRSVGSGDEMWDALSTAPVDLLILDVMLPGASGIDLCRAIRGGQGTSHPDELPLSQTPIIMVSARGEERDRVHGLDIGADDYVAKPFGQRELLARVRAVLRRGVTPQSPDRTRRETIRFAGWTLDLRRRELTDPSGAAVDISGAEHDLLASFLDNPQRVIARDRLLELSRTRLGDVSDRSIDVLVSRLRRKLGNDADSLIRTVRGLGYIFVAEVERV from the coding sequence ATGAATCCTTCAGATCTCCCCGCCCGTATCCTCATTGTCGAAGATGATCCCGGCATGCGCACGCTTCTCCAGCGTACCTTGCAGGGTGACGGCTTTCGGGTCCGCAGTGTCGGTTCGGGAGACGAGATGTGGGATGCGCTTTCCACAGCGCCTGTCGATCTTCTCATCCTGGATGTCATGCTTCCTGGGGCCAGCGGCATCGATTTGTGCCGCGCCATTCGAGGCGGCCAAGGCACTTCCCATCCCGATGAACTACCGTTGAGCCAGACGCCCATTATTATGGTCTCCGCCCGTGGCGAGGAGCGTGATCGTGTGCATGGACTCGATATCGGCGCGGATGACTACGTTGCCAAACCCTTTGGGCAGCGGGAACTTCTCGCGCGTGTTCGCGCCGTTCTGCGCCGGGGCGTTACACCGCAATCGCCGGATCGGACGCGTCGCGAAACCATACGCTTTGCCGGTTGGACGCTCGATTTGCGTCGGCGCGAGTTGACGGATCCGAGCGGCGCTGCTGTCGATATCTCCGGCGCGGAACACGATCTTCTGGCAAGCTTTCTCGATAACCCGCAGCGTGTCATCGCACGCGATCGTTTGTTGGAGCTTTCGCGCACACGTCTGGGAGATGTGTCCGACCGTAGCATCGACGTGTTGGTGAGCCGTCTTCGCCGCAAACTCGGTAACGACGCTGATTCGCTGATCCGCACAGTGCGCGGCCTTGGATATATTTTCGTGGCCGAGGTGGAACGCGTCTGA
- a CDS encoding ATP-binding protein, protein MPSRSILLWPVGLVGRVSLVLLAAVVLVFLASAIFYEEAEIYIDDDARITQLVEELSTDLRVLRTTPPSQRAVLAVLLSDNGINVTWRPPNQPETDEPLYRLYHLEQTLIGLDPEFGKARLRIYAERADSSSIHGTLYLSDGSRLAFIVPHVLAHRHMTRGLASAAITAGAVAIAAAMLVRALSTPLRALAQVADSVANSHETNWVPLTEKGPREVKGLARAINAMQVRIQRLINDRTEVMAAVSHDLRTPLSRLRLRAGFLADDETQAAIEADIDEMEAMVNGVLAYLAGDLNPEPQRVVDLVAMLMTLLDSQSDRGRDTSYVGPDRCLVSVRPLAIKRVFGNLIDNACNYGGSAHVTLENKGKEVIITVVDDGPGIPEAEREKVLNAFYRLEGSRSRSTGGIGLGLAIVKREVERAHGQVYLDNAPGRGLRVRVTLPSQTPNA, encoded by the coding sequence ATGCCTTCGCGCTCGATTCTTCTCTGGCCTGTGGGTTTGGTGGGTCGTGTCAGTCTCGTTCTGCTCGCGGCCGTCGTGCTTGTCTTTCTGGCAAGCGCGATTTTCTATGAAGAAGCCGAAATCTACATCGATGACGATGCGCGTATTACCCAACTTGTCGAGGAACTCAGCACCGATTTAAGAGTGCTCCGCACGACGCCGCCATCGCAGCGTGCGGTTCTGGCCGTTCTGTTGTCCGATAACGGTATTAACGTGACATGGCGTCCGCCTAATCAACCTGAGACGGACGAGCCGCTCTATCGCCTCTATCATCTCGAGCAAACTCTCATCGGTTTGGACCCGGAGTTCGGCAAGGCGCGTTTGCGCATCTATGCCGAGCGTGCCGATTCCTCCAGCATCCACGGAACGCTCTATTTAAGTGATGGTAGCCGACTAGCCTTCATTGTCCCGCATGTTCTGGCGCACCGGCATATGACGCGCGGTCTGGCCTCCGCGGCGATTACGGCAGGCGCTGTGGCGATTGCGGCGGCCATGCTGGTCAGAGCTTTGAGTACGCCGCTGCGTGCGCTGGCTCAGGTGGCCGACAGCGTTGCGAATTCTCACGAAACGAACTGGGTGCCCTTGACCGAAAAGGGGCCGCGCGAAGTGAAGGGGTTGGCGCGGGCGATTAACGCGATGCAAGTCCGCATTCAACGGCTGATCAACGACCGCACGGAGGTCATGGCGGCGGTGTCGCATGATTTGCGCACACCCTTGTCGCGCCTTCGCCTTCGTGCGGGCTTTCTGGCCGATGACGAAACGCAGGCCGCCATCGAAGCCGATATCGACGAAATGGAAGCCATGGTGAACGGGGTGCTGGCCTATCTGGCAGGCGATCTCAACCCTGAACCGCAGCGGGTGGTCGATCTAGTGGCCATGTTGATGACGTTGCTTGATTCCCAAAGCGATCGGGGGCGGGATACGAGCTATGTCGGGCCGGACCGATGCCTTGTCTCCGTCCGGCCTCTCGCCATCAAGCGCGTGTTTGGCAATTTGATCGACAATGCCTGCAATTATGGCGGCAGTGCGCATGTGACGCTGGAAAATAAAGGAAAAGAGGTGATCATCACCGTTGTGGATGATGGCCCCGGCATTCCCGAAGCGGAGCGTGAAAAAGTGCTGAACGCATTTTACCGTCTGGAGGGATCGCGTTCACGCAGCACAGGCGGAATTGGGCTTGGGTTGGCGATCGTCAAAAGAGAAGTCGAGCGGGCGCACGGACAAGTCTATCTGGACAACGCGCCAGGGCGCGGATTGCGTGTTCGTGTGACGCTGCCGTCGCAAACGCCAAACGCCTGA
- a CDS encoding penicillin-binding protein 1A: MDFGSSSGGRSPIGGRRPQSPNGGPPRGPRFRRWRQGVAIAVGVVLLGTAGVIAVGWRKYEQVASDLPSVDSLRSYQPPTVSRIYTSDDRLMAELAAERRIYTPISAIPDRVKNAFIAAEDQNFYTHGGVDPLAIVRAEVTNLTRPEGRRPIGASTITQQVARNMLLNSNAMTLERKAKEALLAVRIEQTLPKDKILEIYLNGIYLGNGAYGVAAAAQTYFNKPLEQLTNAEAAFLGALPKSPSNYNPYRHAQNAVWRRNWVLDRMAEIRAISHEDAMAGQNEPLIPHNAERFGPLSNSEWFGSEVRRQLIEKYGNDRTMQGGLEIHTSLEPKLQDVATRILRDGLMDYDRSHGGWRGAVSRVDIPNKADEATWVAALKGAKAPAGMLDQWRLAVVLSPATGRVGWLEGDEPHTGTLLGRDAAWMRVYRSSHVGDVLMVEPQEGDSHVALRQIPKVEGALVTMDAHTGRVLALVGGWSFKESQFNRATQALRQPGSSFKPFVYLDAMEQGIPPSEKFDDAPVSYGSWHPMNYEKDNWGPTTLHDALRESRNLVTIRLAAHLGMKSVSDMAIKIGLVDQMPHVLPAALGAVETTVLREAGAYASIAAGGRLVTPSLIDAVLDRDGNVVWKPEGLNLATTMQPPPEAQQPAPAPTDVAVTADGQPAAPAPPFPVPVPVPVPAPAPMPAEPVAGSIEVPQIDDKRQQVAREGSAFQITTMMQDVIKHGTGNSAGAGIDRDIAGKTGTSQDFRDAWFAGFSPDLVTVVWVGYDSPQSLGKNETGGRIAGPIWNKFMKVALADRPELHFRVPEGMTLARYSTGRIMAVDAFTKDQVPGMSIALHGFGAGTEALTAADTGAEDVSDSEADMANGPAVQSLPGQTLPSPSASSNDGTSAAARPTNAPQPPPSDIGMGGLY, encoded by the coding sequence ATGGATTTCGGCTCCTCTTCCGGCGGACGTTCGCCAATAGGAGGGCGTCGTCCTCAATCGCCCAACGGCGGCCCACCGCGTGGCCCGCGCTTTCGGCGTTGGCGCCAGGGCGTGGCGATTGCGGTAGGCGTCGTCCTATTGGGAACGGCGGGCGTGATCGCCGTAGGCTGGCGCAAATACGAGCAGGTCGCTTCCGATCTGCCGAGCGTGGACAGCCTGCGCTCCTATCAGCCGCCGACGGTCAGCCGCATCTATACAAGCGACGATCGCCTGATGGCGGAACTGGCGGCGGAGCGGCGCATCTACACGCCGATCAGCGCTATTCCCGACCGGGTGAAAAACGCTTTCATCGCGGCGGAAGATCAGAATTTCTATACCCACGGGGGTGTGGACCCACTAGCCATCGTGCGTGCAGAGGTCACGAACCTGACCCGACCGGAGGGGCGTCGCCCAATCGGCGCCTCTACAATAACCCAGCAGGTTGCGCGCAACATGCTGCTCAACAGCAACGCCATGACGCTGGAGCGCAAGGCGAAAGAAGCGCTTCTGGCGGTCCGCATCGAGCAGACGCTTCCGAAAGACAAGATTCTCGAAATCTATCTCAACGGTATTTATCTCGGGAATGGCGCTTATGGCGTGGCCGCGGCGGCGCAAACCTACTTCAACAAGCCGCTCGAACAGCTTACGAACGCTGAGGCTGCGTTCCTGGGCGCGTTGCCGAAATCCCCCAGCAATTACAACCCTTATCGCCATGCGCAGAATGCTGTTTGGCGGCGTAACTGGGTGCTGGATCGTATGGCGGAAATCCGGGCGATCAGTCATGAAGATGCGATGGCGGGGCAGAATGAGCCGCTCATCCCGCATAACGCCGAGCGTTTCGGCCCGCTTTCGAACTCGGAATGGTTCGGTAGCGAGGTTCGCCGCCAACTGATCGAAAAATACGGCAATGACCGGACGATGCAGGGCGGGCTGGAAATCCATACCAGCCTAGAGCCGAAACTTCAGGACGTGGCGACGCGAATTCTGCGCGACGGTTTGATGGATTACGATCGAAGCCATGGCGGTTGGCGCGGTGCGGTCTCTCGTGTCGATATTCCCAACAAAGCGGACGAAGCCACCTGGGTCGCTGCGCTGAAGGGCGCGAAAGCGCCTGCCGGGATGCTGGACCAATGGCGTTTGGCGGTCGTGTTGTCACCCGCGACGGGGCGTGTGGGCTGGCTGGAAGGCGATGAGCCGCATACTGGCACGCTTCTGGGGCGGGACGCCGCGTGGATGCGGGTTTATCGTTCATCGCATGTTGGCGATGTGCTGATGGTCGAGCCGCAGGAAGGCGATAGCCATGTGGCTTTGCGGCAGATTCCGAAAGTCGAAGGCGCGCTGGTGACGATGGACGCGCATACCGGGCGCGTGCTGGCGCTGGTCGGCGGTTGGTCGTTCAAGGAATCCCAATTCAACCGCGCTACTCAAGCGTTGCGCCAGCCCGGCTCGTCTTTCAAGCCGTTCGTTTATCTGGATGCGATGGAGCAGGGCATTCCGCCATCGGAGAAGTTCGACGATGCGCCGGTTTCCTATGGCTCTTGGCATCCGATGAACTACGAAAAGGACAATTGGGGCCCGACTACGCTGCACGATGCGCTGCGCGAGAGCCGCAATCTGGTAACGATTCGTCTGGCTGCGCATCTGGGCATGAAATCCGTTTCGGATATGGCCATCAAGATCGGCTTGGTCGATCAGATGCCGCATGTTCTTCCGGCCGCCTTGGGTGCGGTAGAGACGACTGTGCTGCGTGAGGCCGGAGCCTATGCCTCCATCGCGGCAGGGGGGCGTCTTGTGACGCCGAGCCTGATCGATGCGGTTCTGGACCGGGACGGCAATGTCGTCTGGAAGCCGGAAGGTTTGAACCTGGCCACAACCATGCAGCCGCCGCCGGAAGCTCAGCAACCCGCTCCCGCGCCGACCGATGTCGCGGTCACGGCCGATGGGCAGCCTGCCGCACCGGCACCTCCGTTCCCGGTCCCGGTCCCGGTCCCGGTCCCGGCCCCGGCCCCGATGCCTGCGGAGCCTGTTGCGGGAAGCATCGAGGTGCCGCAAATCGACGATAAGCGTCAGCAGGTCGCGCGCGAGGGCAGCGCATTCCAGATCACCACGATGATGCAGGACGTGATCAAACACGGCACGGGTAACTCGGCAGGCGCTGGGATCGATCGGGATATCGCGGGCAAGACCGGAACGAGCCAGGATTTTCGTGATGCCTGGTTCGCCGGATTTTCGCCCGATCTCGTGACGGTTGTGTGGGTCGGTTACGATTCGCCTCAATCCTTGGGCAAAAACGAGACGGGCGGGCGCATTGCCGGCCCGATCTGGAACAAGTTCATGAAGGTGGCGCTGGCGGATCGTCCGGAACTGCATTTCCGCGTGCCCGAGGGCATGACGCTGGCGCGCTACAGCACGGGCCGCATCATGGCGGTGGACGCCTTTACGAAAGACCAAGTCCCTGGCATGAGCATTGCGCTCCATGGATTCGGAGCAGGTACGGAAGCCTTGACCGCTGCCGACACCGGCGCGGAAGATGTTTCGGATTCGGAAGCCGACATGGCGAATGGCCCGGCGGTCCAATCTTTGCCGGGGCAGACCTTGCCATCGCCTTCCGCATCCTCAAATGACGGGACAAGCGCTGCGGCCCGTCCAACGAATGCGCCTCAGCCTCCCCCAAGTGACATTGGCATGGGCGGGCTTTATTGA